The Pseudomonas sp. B21-023 genomic interval GGGTGTGCTTGCGTACCAGGAAGCGCCCTTGTTCATCTTCCAGGTCGCTCCACATGCCATGCAGGTGGATGGGGTGGGTCATCATGGTGTCGTTGACCAGGGTGATGCGCACCCGCTCGCCATACTTCAGACGCAGCGGCTCGGCATCGCTGAACTTGATGCCGTCGAACGACCAGGCGAAGCGTTCCATGTGTCCGGTCAGGTGCAGTTCGATGTCCCGTGACGGTTCGCGCCCGTCCGGGTCGGGATAGGGACTGCGCAGGTCGGCGTAGGTCAATACCCGGCGGCCATTGCCGCGCAGGCCGATGCCGGGGTCGGCGAGGTTGGCGCGGGGGGCCATGGTCTGCATGTCCACCAGCGGGTTGTCGGTCTCGCTGGTGGGGTGGCTTTGCATCATGGGCATGCCAGCCATGGCCGAGTGGTCCATGCCCGCCATGCTGCCGTGGTCCATCGCCGGCATGTTCGAATGGTCCATCTGGCCCATGCCGCCATGCCCCATGTCGTCCATGTTCAGCACCGGGCGTGGGTCCGGCTCGGGTACTGGAGCCTGCAATCCAGCGGCGCGGGCCAGGGTGCCACGGGCGAAGCCGGTACGGTCCATGCTCTGGGCGAACAAGGTGTAGGCGGGCAGGTCGCCCACGGTGACCAGCACGTCATAGGTTTCGGCCACGGCGATGCGTAGTTCGTCCACGGTAACCGGGGTCACCGGCAGGCCGTCGGCGGCGATCACCGTGAGCTTCAGGCCGGGGATGCGAAAGTCGAAATAGGTCATCGCCGAAGCGTTGATAAGGCGCAGGCGCACGGTTTCGCCGGGCTGGAACAGGCAGGTGAAGTTGCCGTCCGGTGGCTGGCCGTTGAGCAGGTAGGTGTAGCCGGCAGCGCTGATGTCGGCGAGGTCGGTGGGGCTCATGCGCATCTTCGCCCAGGCCCAGCGGTTGTCGAGGGTGTTGCGCCAGCCGCTTTCGGCGACATCGTTTATGAAGTCACCCACCGTGCGCTTGTGGTAGTTGAAGGCGTCGGACTGTTTCTTTAGCGTAGCCATCAGCGCTTCCGGCGCCTGGTCCGACCAATCGCTGAACAGCAGTACATGGTCGCGCTGGTACCTGTGCGGCTCAGGCTCGCGGGGTTCGATGACGATGGCGCCGTACACGCCGGCCTGCTCCTGCAAGCCGGAGTGGCTGTGGTACCAGTAGGTGCCGCTCTGGCGCAGGGTGAACTGGTAGAGGTAGTCGCCGCCCGGTTCGATGCCGGCGAAGCTCAGCCCCGGCACGCCGTCCATGTTGGCCGGCAGGATGATGCCGTGCCAGTGGATCGAGGTGGGCTGGTCCAGGCGGTTGCGCACGCGCAGGGTCACGGTGTCGCCTTCGCGCCAGCGCAGCTGCGGGCCGGGCAGGCTGGCGTTGATGGTCTGCGCGGTGCGTGGGCGGCCGGTGATATTGACCGGGGTCTGGCCGATGAACAGTTCGAACTGCTGGCCACTCAGGTCGTGCAGCGGCAAGCGCCCCTCTGCTGCCTGGGCCAGCGGGCGCCACAGGCCGAGGCCGGCCAGGGCGGTGGCGGCGCCCAGGCCCTTGACGAAGGTGCGGCGGGTTGGAGTCGGTGGCATGGCGTGCTCTCGCTACGAAACTGCCACCATCCTCGCCGCCAGTGCCTGTCAGCTGGCTGAGGCGCGGATTACAGATTTGTCAGGCAGCCGTCTCGGCGCTTTCCAGGTCGCGCATCAGCAAGCCGAACTCCAGGGATACCTGCTCGGGGATCGGCAGGTAGACCACATGGCCATCGCCCGGCGCCACTTCGATGGCCTGCTGCTGACGGTTGCGCAGGCGGTGCAGGTCGAAATGGTAGTTGCCACGCGGAGTCATCAGTTCCAAGTGATCGCCCACGGCGAAACGGTTCTTCACCTTGACCTCGGCCAGGCCATCGACCCGCGCCCCGGTCAGCTCGCCGACGAACTGCTGGCGCTCGGACACCGAGTTGCCGCGCTGGTAGTTCTGGTACTCGTCGTGCACATGGCGGCGCAGGAAGCCTTCGGTGTAACCGCGCTGGGCGAGGGATTCGAGGCTGGCCATCAAGCCGCGGTCGAACGGCCGTCCGGCCACGGCGTCATCGATGGCCTGGCGGTAGGACTGCACGGCGCGGGCGCAGTAGAAGTGCGATTTGGTACGGCCCTCGATCTTCAACGAATGCACGCCCATATGTGCCAGGCGCTCGACGTGCTGGATGGCGCGCAGGTCCTTGGCGTTCATGATGTAGGTGCCGTGCTCGTCCTCGAACGCCGGCATTTCTTCGCCCGGGCGGTTGGACTCCTGCAACAGGAACACCTGGTCAGTGGGGGCGCCTATGCCCAGCGTGGGTTCGAATTCGCGGACGATGTCGCCGGTAGCGTTCTCGGTGGCCGGGGTCGCCTCATACTTCCAGCGGCAGGCATTGGTGCAGGTGCCCTGGTTGGCATCGCGCTTGTTCAGGTAGCCTGACAGCAGGCAACGCCCGGAGTAGGCCATGCACAGCGCGCCATGCACGAACACCTCCAGTTCCATCTCTGGCACCTGCTGGCGGATCTCCTCGATCTCTTCCAGCGACAGCTCCCGCGACAGGATCACCCGGGTCAGGCCCATGCCCTGCCAGAACTTCACGCTGGCCCAGTTCACCGTGTTGGCTTGCACCGAGAGGTGGATGGGCATCTGCGGGAAATGCTGGCGCACCAGCAGGATCAGCCCAGGGTCGGACATGATCAGCGCATCCGGGCCCATCTCGATCACCGGCGCCAGGTCCTTGAGGAAGGTCTTGAGCTTGGCATTGTGCGGGGCGATGTTGACCACCACGTAGAAGCGCTTGCCCAGGGCCTGCGCCTCCTGGATGCCGAGGGCCAGGTTGGCATGGTCGAATTCGTTGTTGCGCACCCGCAGGCTGTAGCGCGGCTGGCCGGCGTAGACCGCGTCGGCGCCGTAGGCGAAGGCATAGCGCATGGTCTTGAGAGTACCGGCGGGGGCGAGCAGTTCGGGCTTGGCGGGAGAGGTCATGGTGCGCACCGGGGCAAAAGGCGCGGATGCTAAGGCGGCGGCGCCTTGCAAGTATTGATCTGGGTCAACGGCACTTTTACCGATGCGCAGCGCACTAAATGGTTGAGCCCTCGAGGAACGCCGATGAACGAAACCGTACTGCAGAACAAAGCCCTGACCGTGTTGTTGGCCCTGGTGACCATCGCCTTCATCTGGATCATGTTGCCGTATTCCGGCGCGATCTTCTGGGCGGTGATCCTCGGCATCCTCTTCGCACCGCTGCAACGCCACCTGTTGCTGCGCTGTGGCGGGCGACGCAACCTGGCGACGGCGGTGGCCCTGGCCACCTGCTTGCTGGTGGCGGTGCTGCCGGTGATCATCATCAGCGCCCTGCTGGTGCAGGAGGGGGCTGCGTTGTACCAGCGCATCGAGAGTGGCCAGCTGGATATCGCCGGCTATATCGAACGGGGCAAGGACATGTTGCCGGCCTATGCCCAGCATTTCCTCGACCGCATGGGCATGGGCAACCTTGATGGCCTGCGCGACAAGATCACCAAGTGGGCGACCCAGGGCAGCCAGTTCCTCGCCGGCCAGGCGTTCAGCTTCGGCCAGGGCACCTTCGAGTTCCTGGTGAGCTTCGGCATCATGCTCTACCTGCTGTTCTTCTTCCTGCGCGAGGGGGCGGAGCTGGCGCGCAAGGTGCGCCAGGCGGTGCCACTGCCCGAGCAGCAGAAACGCCGTCTGCAGCTGAAGTTCAAGCGCGTGGTGCGGGCCACGGTCAAGGGCAACCTGCTGGTGGCGATCACCCAGGGTGCGCTGGGCGGGCTGATCTTCTGGATACTGGGCATTCCCAGCGTGCTGGTGTGGGCGGTGCTGATGGCGTTCCTGTCATTGCTGCCGGCAGTGGGCGCGGGGATCGTCTGGGGGCCGGTGGCGCTGTACTTCCTGCTGACCGGGGCGATCTGGCAGGGGATCGTGCTGACCGCGTTCGGTGTGCTGGTGATCGGCCTGGTGGACAATCTGCTGCGGCCGATCCTGGTGGGCAAGGACACGCGCATGCCGGATTACCTGGTATTGGTTTCGACCCTGGGCGGGTTGGCGGTGTTCGGGCTCAATGGGTTTGTGATCGGGCCGTTGATCGCGGCGCTGTTCATTTCCAGCTGGGCGATCTTTGCCTCGACCAAGCCGCAGGTGCAGTTGCCGTCTTGAATGGGGCGCAAGGCGCCCCCCGGGGTCAACGGAAGCTGTAGGAAACCCCGGTATAAACCCCGAACCCTTCCCCCGGCGTCGAGCGGGCGATGTCCTGCCCGGCATCGTTGTACCCCGGCGTCACCGTCGCCGCGTAACGCTTGTTGGTCAGGTTGCGCAGGTCGAGCCAGGTCTGCCAGTCGCGCTTGGGCGAATCCCAGCCCAGGCGTGCGCCGAGCAGTGCGTAGGCGTCGGCGTGGTAGCTGTTGGCGTAGTCCACCTGCACCTTGGACGCCATCTGCGTGTTGATTCCGGCGTAGAAACCACTCGGCCAGTCGTAGCGCAGTTCTGCCTGGTAGTAGTGCATGGGGATGCCGGGCAGGCGGTTGTCGCCGAACTTGTCGTCGTCGCGGTAGTGGAAATCGCTGAAGGTGTAGGCCTGGCGCAGGCTGAGCTTGCCGGTGCCGGGTTGTTCCCAGAGAAGGCTGTCCAGGCCGGCTTCGATGCCTTGGTGCACGGTGGGGCTGGCATTGAATTCGCCCGTGACGGTCGGTTCGATCTCGACAGTCAGCAATTCGTGCCGTACCTGAGAGTAGTACCAAGCCAAGTCCCAACGGCCGATTACCGAGTCGCCACGCGCGCCAAGTTCAAGCGTTGTGGCAGTCTGATTCTGCATTTCAATTGGCTGCGTCTGGAACTGTTGGCCTTTTACCTTTGGCGAACTCCAGATGAGCGCCCAGGGATGAGGTGGTTCGACCGAACGACTCAGATTGCCGTAGACCTGCAAGTCAGGTCGGATGTCGTAGCGCAGTCCGACCCGAGGAGCATAGTCCCAGTCATGCTGGCTGACCTTGCCGCCAACAGTAGGGTAGGTCACATCGCTTTCACGGCGGGTGTAGATCATCGCCAGGCCCGTGGTCAGCCACAGGTTCGGAATCAGCTCCAGATCGTTGCCTGCATGCAACACAGTGTCCGAGCCCTGGTAGCTGAAGTCGCGGGTGCGGGCGCCAAAGTTGTCGCCGCCGGGGCGGGCGAACTGCGAGGCGCCGCTGTTGGGCAGGTGCTTGGTGGTGCGCCAGCCTAGCGTGGTCTTGCTCTCATGGCCAAACAGGGTGTCACGACGCAAGTAGTTCAGCGTGCCGCTGACATCGGTGTAGGCGACCTTCAGGCGCATCGGGCCTTCACGCAGGTCCATCGGGTAGTCGTGATAGACCAGCCCCGCCTCCAGGCGCGAGTCGTCATCCAGGAAGAAGGTGGTCTTGTTGCCGACCCAGGTGCTGCCCGGTTGCGGGCGGCTGTCATCGCGGGCCAGGTAGGCCGGGTTTGCCGCGCGCGGATCGTGCTTGATCTGGTCCTTGGTCAGGCGCCCGGCCAGGTCGTTCTCGGTCTCGCGGTAGCGCAGGTAGAAGCGCGTCTCCAGGTTCGGGTTGAAGCGGTAACCGACGTTGGCGGCGATGCCCTTGGCGCTGCCACTGCTGTGCCGCTGGAAGCCGTCGTACTCGGCGTCGGTAAGCGCTACGTAATAGTCGAGGTTGCCCAGCACCTGCCCGGAGCTGATGTGCCGGCGCTGGTAGCCACGGCTGCCGACTTCGTAGCGCACCTGCAAGGGCGCGGCATCGTAGCCGGTGTGGGTCACGTAGTTGATCGCGCCGCCCAGCGCCAGCGAGCCCTGGTCGAAGCCGTTGGCACCGCGCAGCACTTCGGCGCGGCTCAGCCACAGCGGTTCGAACAGCTCATAGGGCGTGCCGCCGGGACCTGTCAGCGGCAGGCCGTCGAACATCGTGTAGACCCCCGAACCGTGGGCACCCGGCGCGCGGTTGATGCCCGAACCACGGATCGACAGCTTGATGCCGTCGTTGCCCGCCGACTGGGCGAACACTCCCGGCTGGTAGGCCAGCACATCCTGATTGGTCGCCACCCGGCCCTGGCCCACCTTGTCCATGTCCACCAGGTTGCTGGCGCCGGGGATTTCACGCAGGTGATCGGCGGCGGCTTCCAGCTCGGACTGTTGATGGTCCTGGATCAGCACCTGGTCGAGTTCGACGCGGTTGGCGGCCTGGGCGGAGCTGGCGACGAACAGGGCCAGCAGGGAGTAGGGCAGGGTGGGGCGCATGGGGACGAGGTTCCAGATCGGGTGCGGGAGTCTGACGCTGCAAAGGGCAGACGAAGCACAGTGGTCGATCTGTAATAGCCATGGGGCTGCGTTGCAGCCCTTTCGCCGGCAAGCCGGCTCCCACAGGGATCGCTGTTGTTCTGTGGGCGCTGGCTTGCCGGCGAAAGGGCCGCAAAGCGGCCCCAAAAAAGAACACCCCGCCGAGGCGGGGTGTCTTGTGTTGCTGTCAGCCGATCAACCGATCAGTTGCAATCCAGCCTGCTGCACCATCTCCAGCAGCGGCTGCGGGTACACGCCCAGCACGAAGGCAAGGATCGCGATGGCCAGCAGCATCACGCCGCCGGTGCGCTGTTCCCACTTCAGCGGGGCGTCGTGGCGACGCAGGTTCGGCTCGACCAGGTACAGGGTGACCATGACACGCAGGTAGTAGTACACGCCGATGGCGCTACCGATCACCAGGGCGCCGACCAGCCACCACAGGTGCGACTCGACGCCGGTGGCGATGATGTAGAACTTGCCGATGAAGCCTGCGGTCAGCGGGATACCTGCCAGCGACAGCATCATCACGGTCAGTACCGCGGTCAGGTACGGACGGCGCCAGAACAGGCCGCGGTACTCGTACAGGGCGTCGGCGTCACGGCCGGCGTATGGCGAGGACATCAGGGTGATCACGCCGAAGGCGCCGAGGCTGGTGATCACGTAGGTGACCAGATACACGCCCATGGCTTCCAGGGCCAGGCCCTTGCTGGCGACCAGGGCGATGACCAGGTAGCCGAAGTGGGCGATGGACGAGTAACCCAGCAGGCGCTTGAGGTTGCTCTGGGTCAGCGCCAGCAGGTTGCCGATGATGATCGACGCCACGGCGATGACTGCCAGTACGGTGCTCAGTACGCCGCTGCTGGCGGCGGGGGAGAGCATGAACAGGCGCACGACCACGGCGAATACCGCGACCTTGCTGGCGGTGGCCAGGAACGCGGCGACCGGCGCCGGGGCGCCTTCGTACACGTCCGGGGTCCACAGGTGGAACGGTACCAGCGACAGCTTGAAGGCCAGGCCCACCAGCATCATGCCCAGGCCCAGCTGCGCCAGCAGGCTCGGCATGCTGGTAGCGGCCAGGGCCTTGCCCAGCTGGTCGAAGGTCAGGGCGCCGGCGTCGGCATACAGCAGCGCCATGCCGAACAGCAGGAAGGCGGAGCCGGCGGCCGACAGCACCATGTACTTGATGCCGGCTTCCAGCGAGCGCTTGTTGAAGAACGCATACGCCACCAGGCCGTAGACCGGCACCGACAGCAGCTCCAGGCCGATGAACAGGCCGGCCAGGTGGTTGGCGCTGACCAGCACCAGGCCACCCAGTGCCGACATCAGCAGCAGCAGGTACAGCTCTTCACGGTTGCCTGGGAAGCCTTTGGAGCCTTCGCCGAGGTAGGCGTGGGCGAGGGTGACGCAGGCCAGGGTGGCCACCAGGATGATCGCCATGTACAGGCAGGCGAACTTGTCGATGGTCACCAGCGAGGTCACCGCCAGGGGCGCGACCTTCAGCGCCGGCAGGATCGACAGCAGGGCCAGGTTCAGGCCCACGGTGGACAGCAGGAAGGTCTGCGAGTGGTTGCGCTTCCAGGCGATCGCCAGCATCACCACCACCGTGGTGATGGTGGTGATCAGCATCGGCGCCAATGCGATGAAGTGTTGAGTGGTGAATTCCATAGCGCTCTTACCGGGCCGAAGCGAGTTGAGTGAAAGCGGAACCGAGCCACTGCTGCACACCGCTCATGGTGGCGGCAGAGGTGTCGAGGAACGGCTGCGGATACACGCCCAGCAGGATCAAGAGGCCAGCCAGGCCCAGCACCATGATCAGCTCGCGACTGTCCATGCCGGCCAGCACGGTGTCGGCCTTGGCCGGGCCGAAGTAGGCGCGGTGGATCATGATCAGCGAGTACACCGAGCCGAACACAAGGCCGGTGGTGGCGATCACGGTGATCCATGGGACGTGGGCGAAGCTGCCGATCAGGATCAGGAACTCGCCGACGAAGTTGCCGGTACCCGGCAGGCCCAGTGAGGCGGCGGCGAAGAACAGGCTGATGGCTGGCAGATAAGCGATGCGGTGCCACAGGCCACCCATCTCGCGCATGTCACGGGTGTGCAGGCGCTCGTACAGCTGGCCGGCCAGGATGAACAGCGCGGCGGCCGACAGGCCGTGGGCCAGCATCTGGATCACCGCGCCCTGCAGGGCCTGCTGGCTGCCGGAGTAGATGCCGATCAGCACGAAGCCCATGTGCGAGACGCTGGAGAAGGCCACCAGGCGCTTGATGTCGGTTTGCGCGAAGGCCAGGAAGGCCCCGTAGAAGATACCGATCAGGCCCAAGGTCATGGCGATCGGCGCGAACTCGGCCGAAGCGTTCGGGAACAGCGGCAGGGCGAAGCGCAGCAGGCCGTAGGCCGCAGTCTTCAGCAGGATACCGGCCAGGTCCACGGAACCGGCGGTCGGCGCCTGGGCGTGGGCGTCCGGCAGCCAGGAGTGGAACGGCACCACCGGCAGTTTCACCGCGAAGGCGATGAAGAAGCCCAGCATCAGGATGTACTCGACGCCGGCCGGCAGTTCGGCCTTGAGCAGGTCGCTGTAATTGAAGGTGATTATGCCAGTGCTGTTGTAGTTGACCAGCACCAGACCGAGGATCGCCACCAGCATGATCAGGCCGCTGGCCTGGGTGAAGATGAAGAACTTGGTCGCCGCGTAGATCCGCGTCTTCTTGCCGTCCGACGAGCTGTGACCCCAGAGCGCGATGAGGAAGTACATCGGCACCAGCATCATTTCCCAGAAGAAGAAGAACAGGAACAGGTCCAGGGCCAGGAACACACCGACCACGCCGCCGAGAATCCACATCAGGTTGAGGTGGAAGAAGCCGACGTGGCGCTGGATCTCTTTCCACGAACACAGCACCGACAGCACGCCGAGCAGGCCGGTGAGCAGGATCATCAGCAGCGACAGGCCGTCGAGGGCCAGGTGGATGCTGATGCCGAAGCGCTTGATCCACTCGACCTTGTATTCGAGGGCCCAGGCCGGTTCGGCACCCGGCGCCGGGGCCAGTGTGTAGTTACCGTTCGCCCATAGCCACAGGCCGATGCCGAGCAGCAGGGACATGGTCAGCAGCGCGATCCAGCGCGGCAGGGTGGAGCCGAAGCGCTCACCCAGCCAGCACAGGAAGCCGCCGATGAAGGGGATCAGGATCAGCCAAGGCAAAATCATGACGGGTTGGTTTCCTTTGGCAAAGTCGCAAGATTCATGGTCATACCGCGGCCACTACCACGGCACCGAGTACCAGTACGGCACCGACGGCGATCGAAGCGGTGTACCAGCGCAGCTGGCCGGTCTCGGTCTTGCTCATGG includes:
- a CDS encoding copper resistance system multicopper oxidase, with translation MPPTPTRRTFVKGLGAATALAGLGLWRPLAQAAEGRLPLHDLSGQQFELFIGQTPVNITGRPRTAQTINASLPGPQLRWREGDTVTLRVRNRLDQPTSIHWHGIILPANMDGVPGLSFAGIEPGGDYLYQFTLRQSGTYWYHSHSGLQEQAGVYGAIVIEPREPEPHRYQRDHVLLFSDWSDQAPEALMATLKKQSDAFNYHKRTVGDFINDVAESGWRNTLDNRWAWAKMRMSPTDLADISAAGYTYLLNGQPPDGNFTCLFQPGETVRLRLINASAMTYFDFRIPGLKLTVIAADGLPVTPVTVDELRIAVAETYDVLVTVGDLPAYTLFAQSMDRTGFARGTLARAAGLQAPVPEPDPRPVLNMDDMGHGGMGQMDHSNMPAMDHGSMAGMDHSAMAGMPMMQSHPTSETDNPLVDMQTMAPRANLADPGIGLRGNGRRVLTYADLRSPYPDPDGREPSRDIELHLTGHMERFAWSFDGIKFSDAEPLRLKYGERVRITLVNDTMMTHPIHLHGMWSDLEDEQGRFLVRKHTLDIPPGSRRSYRVTADALGRWAYHCHLLYHMETGMFREVRVDE
- the nuoN gene encoding NADH-quinone oxidoreductase subunit NuoN yields the protein MEFTTQHFIALAPMLITTITTVVVMLAIAWKRNHSQTFLLSTVGLNLALLSILPALKVAPLAVTSLVTIDKFACLYMAIILVATLACVTLAHAYLGEGSKGFPGNREELYLLLLMSALGGLVLVSANHLAGLFIGLELLSVPVYGLVAYAFFNKRSLEAGIKYMVLSAAGSAFLLFGMALLYADAGALTFDQLGKALAATSMPSLLAQLGLGMMLVGLAFKLSLVPFHLWTPDVYEGAPAPVAAFLATASKVAVFAVVVRLFMLSPAASSGVLSTVLAVIAVASIIIGNLLALTQSNLKRLLGYSSIAHFGYLVIALVASKGLALEAMGVYLVTYVITSLGAFGVITLMSSPYAGRDADALYEYRGLFWRRPYLTAVLTVMMLSLAGIPLTAGFIGKFYIIATGVESHLWWLVGALVIGSAIGVYYYLRVMVTLYLVEPNLRRHDAPLKWEQRTGGVMLLAIAILAFVLGVYPQPLLEMVQQAGLQLIG
- a CDS encoding TonB-dependent receptor domain-containing protein, which codes for MRPTLPYSLLALFVASSAQAANRVELDQVLIQDHQQSELEAAADHLREIPGASNLVDMDKVGQGRVATNQDVLAYQPGVFAQSAGNDGIKLSIRGSGINRAPGAHGSGVYTMFDGLPLTGPGGTPYELFEPLWLSRAEVLRGANGFDQGSLALGGAINYVTHTGYDAAPLQVRYEVGSRGYQRRHISSGQVLGNLDYYVALTDAEYDGFQRHSSGSAKGIAANVGYRFNPNLETRFYLRYRETENDLAGRLTKDQIKHDPRAANPAYLARDDSRPQPGSTWVGNKTTFFLDDDSRLEAGLVYHDYPMDLREGPMRLKVAYTDVSGTLNYLRRDTLFGHESKTTLGWRTTKHLPNSGASQFARPGGDNFGARTRDFSYQGSDTVLHAGNDLELIPNLWLTTGLAMIYTRRESDVTYPTVGGKVSQHDWDYAPRVGLRYDIRPDLQVYGNLSRSVEPPHPWALIWSSPKVKGQQFQTQPIEMQNQTATTLELGARGDSVIGRWDLAWYYSQVRHELLTVEIEPTVTGEFNASPTVHQGIEAGLDSLLWEQPGTGKLSLRQAYTFSDFHYRDDDKFGDNRLPGIPMHYYQAELRYDWPSGFYAGINTQMASKVQVDYANSYHADAYALLGARLGWDSPKRDWQTWLDLRNLTNKRYAATVTPGYNDAGQDIARSTPGEGFGVYTGVSYSFR
- the yegQ gene encoding tRNA 5-hydroxyuridine modification protein YegQ, which codes for MTSPAKPELLAPAGTLKTMRYAFAYGADAVYAGQPRYSLRVRNNEFDHANLALGIQEAQALGKRFYVVVNIAPHNAKLKTFLKDLAPVIEMGPDALIMSDPGLILLVRQHFPQMPIHLSVQANTVNWASVKFWQGMGLTRVILSRELSLEEIEEIRQQVPEMELEVFVHGALCMAYSGRCLLSGYLNKRDANQGTCTNACRWKYEATPATENATGDIVREFEPTLGIGAPTDQVFLLQESNRPGEEMPAFEDEHGTYIMNAKDLRAIQHVERLAHMGVHSLKIEGRTKSHFYCARAVQSYRQAIDDAVAGRPFDRGLMASLESLAQRGYTEGFLRRHVHDEYQNYQRGNSVSERQQFVGELTGARVDGLAEVKVKNRFAVGDHLELMTPRGNYHFDLHRLRNRQQQAIEVAPGDGHVVYLPIPEQVSLEFGLLMRDLESAETAA
- the nuoM gene encoding NADH-quinone oxidoreductase subunit M codes for the protein MILPWLILIPFIGGFLCWLGERFGSTLPRWIALLTMSLLLGIGLWLWANGNYTLAPAPGAEPAWALEYKVEWIKRFGISIHLALDGLSLLMILLTGLLGVLSVLCSWKEIQRHVGFFHLNLMWILGGVVGVFLALDLFLFFFFWEMMLVPMYFLIALWGHSSSDGKKTRIYAATKFFIFTQASGLIMLVAILGLVLVNYNSTGIITFNYSDLLKAELPAGVEYILMLGFFIAFAVKLPVVPFHSWLPDAHAQAPTAGSVDLAGILLKTAAYGLLRFALPLFPNASAEFAPIAMTLGLIGIFYGAFLAFAQTDIKRLVAFSSVSHMGFVLIGIYSGSQQALQGAVIQMLAHGLSAAALFILAGQLYERLHTRDMREMGGLWHRIAYLPAISLFFAAASLGLPGTGNFVGEFLILIGSFAHVPWITVIATTGLVFGSVYSLIMIHRAYFGPAKADTVLAGMDSRELIMVLGLAGLLILLGVYPQPFLDTSAATMSGVQQWLGSAFTQLASAR
- a CDS encoding AI-2E family transporter; the protein is MNETVLQNKALTVLLALVTIAFIWIMLPYSGAIFWAVILGILFAPLQRHLLLRCGGRRNLATAVALATCLLVAVLPVIIISALLVQEGAALYQRIESGQLDIAGYIERGKDMLPAYAQHFLDRMGMGNLDGLRDKITKWATQGSQFLAGQAFSFGQGTFEFLVSFGIMLYLLFFFLREGAELARKVRQAVPLPEQQKRRLQLKFKRVVRATVKGNLLVAITQGALGGLIFWILGIPSVLVWAVLMAFLSLLPAVGAGIVWGPVALYFLLTGAIWQGIVLTAFGVLVIGLVDNLLRPILVGKDTRMPDYLVLVSTLGGLAVFGLNGFVIGPLIAALFISSWAIFASTKPQVQLPS